The window GACGGACATGTTTATGGATCTGTATCGTGGCAGTTTGGCGGAGAAGCTTGATTTTCGATCTCCCACTTTGGTTGCCCTGGAAGCGCTAGTCTCATTCGAAAAGGGCcgaaatcttcttcttcagcatgaAGGCTGGAAGACGCTTAGCCAGGACCTGTGTGAAATCCTCCGCCAAACCAATGCCTCCTCTGCTGCCAACATCAGCGAAGGTGAGACGTCTCGGGGTATCGAAATCATTCGTGTGCTTCTCCAAGTCGCCGAGGAAAGCAACAACACCAATGAGGAGTGGATGAATCTCGTTACGGCGGTCGCAGCGTGGGATGTGTTTCTCCCGCCGCAAGATGCTTCGCCTCCTCTAGTGGTCTTGGAGCTCCAGGTCGCGGCGTTACAGTTGTGCTGCGCGCTGCTGATTAAAGCGAGTCTTGGTATGAGAAGGAGATTTGCGCATTCTGTTAGTGCGCTGGTGGGTATTGCTGCGCAGTTGGAAAAGGGAATTCCCAAAGAGGGCGCTTTGAGAGAGGATATTGAAGATGTGTTGGAGGTTCTGGGCAACTTGTCGCAAAGTATATAAAACCACATAGCGTAATACCAAACTTGCAAAAAGTAATGAACCAAGTTTCaaagaatatttaatacCTTTTCCTCTATACCGCTAATAACACACACAATACCTTTCCCAAATAAAATGTCATGTCAAggtatttttctcttccaaaaTCCAACCTCTTCATCACCTCGCCTCGACAGCCCCCTGCCTTGCAACCTCCCTCTCCGCAGCCACCGCAGCCAttgcctttgccctcttcttcttggccctGCGAATTTCAATCTCAACgtgctccatctcggcgtTGACAGAGACGAGTCTCGGGATGGCCTCTTGCACGGCCTGGATGGATAGTGTTTGAGCAGCTCGAAGGGGCTGGGGGGCCAAGAGGCCAAACCAGTGGAGAGGGTTGTGAATCGGtttctttgccttgatttcatccttcttctctttgtcattttgctgctcttcGGTGCCGTCTGCTGGGTTTTCCTGGGCATTGATGTCTgccgcttcttccttttctgtctcttcttccttcaagCTGTCGTTGCCTTTATCAGCTTCCTCTCGGCTCTTGTCATCATCGCCCGCAGCGCCATCAACAGGGGGGATCCACGCTCTTCATCGTAAAACTGGGTACATTGTCCTCTGCGAGCTCGACATCCAGCACTCTCAGAGCGCGCATCCTCTCATCGTAGTGGTCTTGGCCATATCTCATGCCCCGCTCGCCGGCGAAGTTGGCTCGGGCAATGTTTTGATAGACGCCGGTCTGGAGCTTTGTCAGCTCCTCCCGCAGGCGCGAATACTCGTCTATGAGGGACAAGTAGCGCTCCAGCAGGGAATCAATGTGTTGCTGTTCCATTTTTTAGGAATTGTCGGTTGATAGTTGAGAGGTTGACGTCAGTGCGTAGCTCTTTGAGGCTCTATGCTATGGTGGGGGTGAGCTGACCCGAGCCACGTTAtccaatcttctttttcagctttACACTACGGTTAACTTTCTACGCTCCAAGACAGGACTACAGTGGATTAATGAGAAGTCAAGATGGTTTTGAAGGGCATTCATAACCAGGCGAGTTGCATGGAGACATTTTGGTTTAATAGACACGCAGCTTTGGCCAACGGTGAAGACGAATTGGGTAACAAGCGCCTCGTCGCTCCAAACCAAAGCAATCCTGCCTACCCTTGAATCAAGCATTGAAGTGATTCAGTCAACACCATATCGAGACTTGGGCTAGCTATTCAAAGAAGATCATCATTCAACGTGTGGATTACTGTACATGTCAAAAGATAATTTGAAGTTGGCCCATCAATTCTAGTTTAGCAATAACAAACTGTGGTTGGTACAATGATGGGCCACTCAACTACGTCGTACTGTTTCAAGAGATTTTTTGGCCATGGAAACCTACCTAGGTAAATCCATTAGGTGGTATAAGATTGATATCAACCTTGAAGCCATTTCACCATCAGCTCTACTGTAGCAACATTTTCGTACAATCCACGGAATGCTTACGGGACACACCGCATCGACACAATGCCCATCCTGGCAGTTGTGTAATCACGGGAATATGCATTGATCTTCCGCCGCAGTGCTTATGTCGTTACACCATCATGCAATCCTTCTGTCCTCCCATTGTTCAAAAGATGCTCTCACCGGTTTCGGTGAGCTGCAAGCGCAAACTGCAGCGTAGCACGACAGGCAATCCCGTGGGCGCCTTCGCACATGATCAGGTGCATATTTGCAGTGCTGCGCTTCTCCTTCATTTTACAGTGTGCCGCTCCGTACGAGGTGACGAGTAGTATTGAAGCGATGGGCCTATTCGCTGGTAGGTAGTAATACCGTTGGTAATAGTAGTGATatgtagtagtagtagcagtagcgTAGGAAACAGTCGGATGATTGCCGCATGGTGCGTTTCGTATCGCGCTCTAGGAGATTACCTCTGATTGCCGACGCAGGAATAGATGAGCCGTACCGGGGGAAGAAGCTTCGCGAAACAAGTTTGTGGACAGCAATCGGGGAGAGGAACCGCTAGTGAGGCCGTCATTTTAATTTCAAGTAGTACTACTTATTTCTACTTACAGCGCGCCAAGTCACGGAGCTCGATGGGTTGGTTTGCTCCGTTTCAAGCGGGCAGATCGAGGACGCAGGGactggagaagatgcaaaagaaaagccacaaCGGCGTTTTCACCTGATGGTGGAAGCGAGCTCGCTAGAAAGGGAGACCGGAGTACTAGTAAGCATGTCTCGTTTAAGGAGGCTGCTCACGTGCTCACTTTGGAGATGCTAGGAATAGGTCTgggcaaaaagagaagtcATCGTGAATACATGGGCAGGGTCTTGGGTAGGGAGGGCCTGGTGCTGGCAGCATTAAAAATAGCACACCTTGACCCTTTTTTGTGTATTGTCttttttgtccttttcctGTCTGTAATAATGAATAATGACATTgatgtttctcttctttatttcGATTTGATTTTTCCCCCTCTCTAGTTGTCTCCTTTCTTTGCTGTTTCTTACAGTAGTCGTGATCCGGCTTGCATGAGCTGAAACTTTGGTTTGGCAGTAGCCGGTTTGGCAGATGGGCTTGCAAGGGGCAAAGAGCCACGCGGAAGACGCCCCGGATGCGCGATCCTGGCAATCAGCCTTTTGGCatgtcttttcttgttcttgttccctttttctttgatatTCTTTGGGGCTCTTTGGGGGCTGCAAATGCAATGCGTCGAGTGGCGTTCAGACTGCAGCAGAAGGATGCTAGAGGGCTGCGTGCCTTGGAACCCACGTCATCAAATGCAGAGTGAAATGTGATGGTACCTGCATAGGGGGCTTGGAGAGGTGGGAGTCATACTATTGATTCGTAAATAGATATTGCGTTGGGTGATATACGTCATCTGAAGCCTTTTGTGATGTAAATCAAAGGGTGCTGTATCGCCTTGTTCGTGTTTGTTTCGTGCAGATGCCTTTGTATCTGATACCCGCCAGGAGCTAGGGGCTCTGGGTGGCCCATGGGCTGTGGGATGGAGAATTGCTTGTAGCCAGTACCTCCGCAGGCGGATTTCGCATGGCATCCGGTGCTGCCCACCATTTCAATGGAGAGCATGAACAATACCAACTTCAAGTGGTACTTGTATGGCTTGTATGAGAACAGAACATGAACACATCTACATGCCTACCCAGCGCTGCAATACATTGGAGGCACCACCAACAGCGAGTGGCATGTTGCATCCTGCCTCTCTCCTGAATCGCCTTCATCTCCCATCAGCCAAGATGTCCGCAACAGGAAACTAGACCATCGTCAACGAACCACGGCCCAGCCTCTTTTCCTGCCTCCCTGGCCTGGTCCGCCGTTGTCGCGCATTGAGGCAAGCCCCCCCaattcctgctgctgctgctgctagcctGCTACGTACAGAATGGCCCATCGAAAAAGACCCCCTTCAGCCACCAGCCTGCCCGCATATTGTTACCTGTGCTGCACGCGTCCAGAGAGTGGTCGAGATAGGATGCTCGCACATTCAGGAAGCCGACGGCAGAGTACATGCCGCCGTTCTTGCAGAGGATAGGTACACGAGGCCGTATTACATGGACCACCACCTCTCCCTTGGGCCAGGACTCAACTCCTTTCATCTGCTGCGATGGCCTCCAGCACTGATTTGCGGTCCGCCGCTGGAGCCGCTGCGATAAAAGAGGCAGCAAGTCAGGCGGGATCCCCCACCAATCACCCTGCCTGCTTCACCGAgcgccatcaccaacccCGTCTCTTTTTGCGAGTCTCTGTGCAAAGTACTGCCGTATCTCTCTCTGGCGCCCATCACCGCCCTTCTCCTGATTTGTCTTGTTTGATTTTGGCCGGGCCACCAACTGCTGTTTCCTGCCACCATTACTCGTAGTCTCAATGATATCAATGATACTGTGTACTGCTGCCTGCCAACGCCAAACTGCTATACCTGAACCTCGCTAGCAGATACTAAGCCCTCCAACTCCAGTCTGCTGTCTGTACTCGGTGACGGTGGCTGCTCGCAGCTCCCAGACCAAACAAGGCAAGGTCCGCTATAAGGGCTTCCAGCACTCCTCGTCGCTTGCCCCCCCCAGTTTTCTCCCCCCAGTCCAGCCCAGTCCTACGGCCAGCTCGCAGCAGAATAGCGTTGCAAGGCCCATCAAATCCCTCCAGGCCTGCACCACCCGGCTAATTCAAATCACCTTCTGGTGCTACCCGCCTGCCAACAGGACGCTACAGCATCTGGTCTGGTGCTTGTACACTGCACAGCTTCTGCTGCTAGTTGCACAAAACTGAATTCTGAGGTCTGGTGGCTCCAGCACCGCGCAGAAAGGCTTcgtctctgcctctctctctcttttaaCCTTAGCCCAGAAGCCAGATCCCAGGACCCAGCCTCGCCCAActcaacttttttttcccttctcctctccGACTTCACTTCACCCTCTACGCTCTGCTCGCTGTCGATACGCCTCGCTCTGCCTGTCGGCTCCATCCATTGACCTGCTTGCCTATACCCGCCCCAGACGCACCCACTTACTGGCTCGCGCCAACCTATTACCTTGCCTTACCGCCgccactactgctgctactgctgctactgtcACTACGGCTCTCTTGCTTCCCGCCAAACCAATCTCCAAAACTCCAGAGCCTCAattcgcagcagccaaacCTCGCCCTCGCATCTGCTCTCCCTCCCCCGCGGCCCGCGCTGCGATAAGGCATCTTCGCCTCCATCGTATCCTCCGTCGTCAGACCTCCCTCTTCGTCAAGGAACCGCATTCGCAGCACCACCATGGTGGTCGCAACCATCAAGTACGAATCTGCAAGCCCCTCTGCCATCCTGCATTCCATCCCCCCCCTTTGCATCAGCTCTACCGCTCTTCTAtcgccgcctcgcctcgacttcttcttgatTTCTGGTCCCTCTCCTTGAAGCAACGCTGCGATGTCGGCATCTCAGGGTCGCTGCTTTGTTGATCCCTAACATGTCATCGTCCCCCAAACACGCTGACAGGGAGGGGGGCGGTCAATGAAGCTGCAACGAccctttccctctttctgCAACCCCCCGTCCTCGGCTGAATCTGCATTTTCTTGCTCGCTAACATGGCAATTCGCTCGCAGGTGCGTTGTCGTCGGCGACGGTGCCGTCGGCAAGACATGTCTTCTCATCAGCTACACCACCAACAAATTCCCCTCGGAATACGTGCCGACCGTTTTCGACAACTATGCCGTCACCGTCATGTGAGTGGTCCTTCTAGCCATCCCATCCCCCACTCTGAATTggcgagagaaggagagaatggCGGGCATTTCGACTTGCGGCGATTGGATATGTTTGATTTTCAGGTGTCGCGCATTGAGCGAGCACGGGAGAAAAAGACGATGAATCAAACCCAATGTCCTGCTGAGTGGAATGACGGCCTAACAGCCCGGCTCTTGGCGAAATCTGCTTGTGGAATCAATGACCCCCTTTCATCTATCGGACTCAGTGACTGACTTGCGCTGAACAGGATCGGCGATGAGCCCTATACCCTGGGACTGTTCGATACCGCTGGTCAGGAGGATTATGACCGTCTGCGTCCTCTCTCATACCCCCAAACCGACGTTTTCCTCGTCTGCTTCAGCGTCACCTCCCCTGCGTCATTCGAAAACGTTCGCGAGAAGTGGTTCCCCGAGGTGCACCACCACTGCCCCGGCGTTCCCTGCCTCATTGTCGGAACCCAGGTCGATTTGAGAGATGACCCCAGCGTCAGAGAGAAGCTTGccaagcagaagatggccCCAGTCCGCCGAGAGGATGGTGAGCGTATGGCCAAGGACCTCGGCGCGGTTAAATACGTCGAGTGCAGTGCGTTGACGCAGTACAAGCTCAAGGATGTGTTTGACGAGGTAGGTTTTGTTGGAAaatctttctctcttttcttctttaaaaaagaaaccaccGCTGACATTTCCCTTCTAGGCCATCGTTGCTGCTTTGGAGCCCCCCGGCACCCAAGAAAAAATCTCACAAGTGCCTTGTTCTATAAACCACAGCCTCGGGGAATTGCTTCATAGGATATTGCCATTGTTTCGCTCGGTGGTCAGTTGACCAGAAGGGATGGGTTCTGGATACATGGGACGAGGTCAATTGGAGATGAGGATGTGTGTTTGGACGGAGCGAATAGACTTGGAACTGGGCCCTGTCTACCCATGATGGCTGGTATCACTGGCAAATAGAAGAGGGGAATCATTTCcgttgtttttcttttctctggctTTTTGGCCAAGGAAGAAATATGCCTATGGATTTTCCCCTTGCGCCTAGCGATATCAAGGCATAGATTCCCTTCCACGATGGGTATGAATTGGGATGGTGGCTAGAGCTCCCTGGATGCCGTCTGCTGTGTCACTGGCAGCCCTTGCCCGTATTTCTCCGTCATTTttctcaatggcctcgagaCCAGAGACGAATCTACGCTGCTGTCtattcttgtttctctctaTATTTTGGGCCAGGGAACTTATAAAATGCAGACAGGCATGTTTCGATGGGAAAGTTTGGCGATTAGGAGTGCAGTTAATTGACCGGACCTTTTGTTATgccatttttcttctttttttttttcctttttactttttatctgatcttgctgttgctctgctGTCGAATGCGTGTCATTTGTGAAGTGGATATTTGAAGTAAAGCTTTCTTTTGGCTCTACTATGTTCAATATCTATAGGTAGTGCTCATTGGTAAGACGATAATAAGTACGAGACATATAGGAATCGATTAGAATTGGTAATTAGGCCTCGGCAGTTGGATGATTCGCAACCACACCCCGCGGTTTACTCTCTGGTGATGCGTAGCATTGCCCCATTAAACTAAGTAGCATGAGGTGCCTCTATAAAGATCTGCAAGCACAGAAGTGAGGATTTGTAAtgacgatgttgatgttTGGTACCTACGCTGTGGTATTTCGGGTTTGGGAAACTGGAATCCATTCCTTTTACTATCCTACCCGTGATTTGAAATTTCCCTACTTCACTCTAGCACTAACTAACAAGAAGAGACCCAGGATAAAGTTGGAGAGGCATGAAGTCGGCTGTGCTACTGAGCTGGTTTTTCTGGGGTAGCATGTCGTCGGCGGGGTGTGGGCACGATACATGTACGCATAACGGGAGGGAATGGACAAAAGAggagctggctgagctgggcCACTGATGGGAGTTTTGTTTGCTGCGTCTCGTCAGTAATGAATGACTGATAAATCTTTTTGACCATGTCAAGTGTTTGACAAACCCGGCTGAGAGGTTTGATATTGCCACTTTGGGAGCCAGTCGAGCTTCAAAGGAAAATAAACATGCAATAACTGAACAATCATTGTAGGCAGGCGCCCGCTTTGGCTCCCAGAGCTATCCGCCATGCGTCTTCCCGGCAGACGGCTCATCGCGGGTTCAACCCTCGAGCCAGCAACCCGTGGCAGAAACTGGGCCAGGATTGTCGACTAAAGCGATATTCCAATTGCACCCTTTGGCAATGACGTTGCGAGGGAGCAGATGATGCTAGTGAAGGAACTTGGAGGAAGGGGCACTGCTTCGATGTTGAGCTCGAAGCTGAAGACTGTGACGCTGggtggccatcatctttcgCTGCCTGCGCCGAGAGCGCTGGAGATTTATGGGAGGCCCGTACGGGTACTTTTCTTTGATGGTGGGTGTTGTAAAGACTGTTTTCGATGTGTGTATGAAGAATGGGGACCGCTCATCTTGACACGACTGGATATCCGTCTCACTTCACCTATAGCTCCATGTTCTGAGGCATCATGAGGACGCTGGACGTAAGAGCCCGTGTACTTGTCTCTGGACATTGGCGTGCCAGGACCCGGCGTTTGCACCCGGGGACGAAGACGCAAGAACCGGGTGGGTGGACGACGAGGGAGCTGATTCGGATCTTGAGAGTGGGGGGGGTTGAATGTCGAGGGCGCGGATGGGGAGGGCTGCGCCGGCGGTTTTTGATAGTTTGAGCTCGATGGTGAAGAAGGGGATGGGGGAGATGGGCAGTGATGGTAATGTAAGGTGGGATGGAAGAAGTTGTGATTGTGTTGATGGATTGGGCTGAGGAGATGTTTATGGCTGAGTGAAGTTGTGGCTTTTTGTGTTTTGCTTGCTGAGGACAATAAAGATGTTGATAAGATGAATTGTAGAACATATCGAAATACTATGCATGTGTATGTATAAATATATGGTATGTGTTtaggaggagaagcaagtTGATATGGGAGGCTTTGATACAGTGAACCGAGACTTGAAGCTAATTTTCTGTGATTTAGATTCGCTATGCCATTTTCATTTCTTAATCAACAATCTGAATAGCAAACATGCCATTTTCTTTAAATAGAATCCGACTTTACTAAATCCCATAGATCAACCGGAGAATAAGTCAATGACATGATGTTAATCTCTTCCAACTACCACCCATTGCTCGTATGCCTCCAGTCGCCGCTAAACATTGAAAAGCACGCATTGACCAATGTCAGTTGAAttgtctcctttttttttcttgtttggccCAGAACCTCCAACTAAAAGGATAGTTTAATGACGCTTGTTTAGTTCTCGTTTGCTAGTAGctcatgtttttttttttttccattttttcttGTACGCTTCGAACTTCTAGCGAGCAAGCCACACCCATTACTCGGTCACCGGAAAGAGACATGCAATTGTGGAAATTAATGGCGCCAAGTTTCCATTCTTTAGGCATACAGTGCAAAAGATGTCTTTGGGGTCCAACATCTTTGGCTTTCGAAGAGTGAGCGGAGCCCTACGTGGCATTACTGATCGGTGATGCGGTTGTGTTACTGATCCCAACGCTTTTATCAATATCGATCAATGCAGGAGTTGGTTTATCTACTGCAAGCGGCTTCATCCCCGCACGGCATTTACTATTGCAGGGCGttttttcatctttgctGCAGTCTCCTTGTCACGCATCTTGAGCATAAATGCTACCTTGCTACGTGTATTATCCTCCCGCATTGGCGTCGGGCGGCTATGCAAGGTACCAGCAGACGGCCACTGCGATAATGCGGAGATGCTAGAGGCCTGCCTGGAAACGGCTAAAGCCCTGTGCTGAGAGAAGattgaaagcaaaaaaaagctccAAGAATTGAACCAGGAATTTACCACCTGCTAAGATGGTGGCCGAGAACCGCCCATTGTCGTACCAAGAATTCGATTTCCCCGAGGCCACGACGATGATTTGGCAAGTATCAAGAAGGTCCAGATGCAGGTAATATTACTGTAGCATGTAGTACTAGGTCTAggagcaagcagcagcatcacaCAGCCACGACCCCCCTTCCGATCTAGCCGTCATGCTATTGAGCTTGTCTCGTTGTGTTGCAACTTCTGGGGGTGCTTCGTTTCACGCGCGGTTCAGAGGCCTGCTCATGGCAATGCCCACAGCAGACTCCACGATGCGGCACCACTCGAGTTGTATTAGGCCTTGCTGGAGAATGAGGGTCTTGGTGCTAGTACCAGTACAAGTATTTGCTTTCAATCTCACAGCGCAATCGAGCTAGGGCCGTTGCTATTATTGCATCCAGCCCGGCCGTCTCTCGTGCAAGTGGAAGCAAGCCACTTTGCTTGCTCACAACCTGTGCCCCGTTTGCATGCATCGTGGGGTCCTGTCTCATTGCAAATTGTCAAATGAAAATACGAGCTGTGAGCTGCAAGCTGCGAGGGGACGTGAAATGAAGGCAAGCCGTGGTTGCAGCCCAATTAACGAATGAAGGGCATTGCGTGCAGCTTGACTGGACCCTGTGCCCAAAGACGTGCCGCCACTGGGGTTGGGACGGCGGCGCATTCCGAGCTCGCCAGGGCAGCCCCGGCCAAGATGCAACATCACGCAGCAGATGATGGATTAGGTATTCACTGCCCACCGAATCTACTTGTACAAGGGCCAAAGTCAGCATCGCACCTTGTAGCAGTACTGTAGCGAGAAtagcgatgctgcagcaccaCCGCCACGAGATGGTTCCCACGCGGCAAGCCTCTCCAGGCCAGGCACGCGGGGCTAGGCGCAGTGAATAAGATGACAATGGGGTTGTCCTGCATGAGGCGGCGAAATTGTATGCGGTAGAATCGCTAGGACGCCGTCTGGATGGAGAAGCCCAGCGAACCGCGCAAGCCACTGCACCTAGGATTCCTGCTAGTCCAGCACAAGTACAGgtaccgctgctgctgaaggcgTGGCGGTGAGAATTGCGGCTGGGCGACCCAATCTCCTCCttttgctggagaagagagttgcGTGTACATCTGCCATCTACTTGTACCACCTGGCTTTGTGTATGTGTTTGATTTTCCCGATGGCTTCACCGGCCGGCCAGTTGATTGGCATCTCGCACCTCGATCCCAGAGTGGCTCCTGGAGAGTTTGATGGCGCCAGATATCCTTGATGCTTGTTTCAACCCACGCCGTTGACATGTGAAGCGCCGCAGCCACGCATGGAACTCTCTTTAGAGTTTGCACTGCACAGCTTGCTTGGACACGCCAATGCCATGCAGGGCAGCACATGAGCTTGCTTCCTGCAATTTTGATCCCATTTCATGCCGTGTGCTGTACCGTGCCTGTTCCCAGCTTTTGACGTGGACGGAGAGCCAGG is drawn from Trichoderma atroviride chromosome 7, complete sequence and contains these coding sequences:
- a CDS encoding uncharacterized protein (EggNog:ENOG41) encodes the protein MEQQHIDSLLERYLSLIDEYSRLREELTKLQTGVYQNIARANFAGERGMRYGQDHYDERMRALRVLDVELAEDNSREEADKGNDSLKEEETEKEEAADINAQENPADGTEEQQNDKEKKDEIKAKKPIHNPLHWFGLLAPQPLRAAQTLSIQAVQEAIPRLVSVNAEMEHVEIEIRRAKKKRAKAMAAVAAEREVARQGAVEAR